TGTTCCCCTAATACTGTTGTTTCCCCcttctgctgcctgctgccagcTACAGCACATACACATCTGTTAATAGTCATAGAATAAAGCAGTTTCGCCCCATCAAAATGAATAGCTTCTCGCTATCTTGTGACTCACTTCGAGCTTAATCTAACCTCTGATATGGATTATAATGACTAATACTTGCTCAAACAATGACGCACAGTTTAGGGCTTCGTTCCATGTAAAAAATTTCAGTGGGCCACTTTGATAGCTATCGGAAGAAGCATATGACATCACTGTCAAAGTATTTTACTGGCAGTGTTTTCAGCAGGGCGGATGTTAGGGTTTGCGTGATTCACTGTTGGTGAGTCTCTTTAATGCTCTATCACACCAGTGTTATCTATCCCCAATACTGGAAAATATCATGTCCGAAACTTGGCAGACGACTACTGAGTAGCGTTGCAGAATGTCCACAGCCTACAGTTCTCCAACTGGTGAGTTGATATGCATCATAGCCTCTATGTTCTCGTACGGCCACTACGCCCTCAACCCGTTCTTCCATTGCTCAGATTGTTATGCGGCATCAGGGGATTGCATGGAATGAATCATAACATTTTCTGTAAATATACTGCATACAAGCTACAAGCCTATGCTTTGCTCGGGTGTTGCCAGTCTTCCCACTTTTGTACCGTATGCTTTATGCACATTATTGGGCATACATATTGACCCATCTTTAATACCGGCCAGCCATAGTCCAATCTCAGAGGTCCATGGTCGTGCTCTTCCTTCCTCAGGGAGAGTGACGCTCCAGACATGCATGCTGCTGTGTTTGGTGTCCGTGGCATCCTGCCAGTCGCCGTCGCACACGCACAGGAGAGGACGGAACCTCACCATCCATTCCTCCCAGCTGGTGTGCAGTCTcccgggcccccaggggcctgCGGGACAACCCGGAGCCTCTGGATCTCCAGGGGCTATGGGCGCACAGGGGCCCCCAGGGAGAGATGGCCTGGATGGGAAGGATGGAGAGAAGGGCGACCGGGGCGACGCAGGTGAGGCCTCCGTCCATCTCGCGGTCTAACGTGTCGTGGTTACTGCAGCGATGTGCATGACTCCGTTAGTTACCGTAACGCTGATCGCTCTCCTCAGCTGAGCCCGGGAGGCCAGGGAACCCCGGGAAGCCGGGGCCGAAGGGCAAAGCAGGCGTGATCGGCAAGGCCGGGCCCCGGGGGTTCAACGGGCTGCGGGGCACCCCAGGGGTGACGGGCAAGCCCGGGAGGAAGGGCCCGCCGGGCGACGCGGGCGTGGACGGGGCCCCCGGCGGCTGCAGCTGCGGGGACAACAGCGCGCGCTCGGCCTTCTCCGTGGCGATGACCAAGAGCTACCCCCAGGAGCGGCTGCCGATCCGCTTCGGCCGCATCCTGCTCAACGAGGGCGACCACTACAACGCCACCAGCGGGAAGTTCGTCTGCGCCTTCCCCGGGGTGTACTACTTCACCTACGACATCACCCTGGCCAACAGGCACCTGGCCATCGGACTGGTCCACAACGGGAACTACAAGATCAAGACGTTCGACGCCAACACGGGGAACAACGACGTGGCGTCGGGCTCCACCGTGCTGCAGCTGCGGCGCGGGGACCAGGTGTGGCTGCAGATCTTCTACTCCGGGCAGAACGGCCTGTTCTTCGACCCGTACTGGACGGACAGCACCTTCACCGGCTTCCTCATCTATGCCGATCGGCAAAAGCAACTGCCGAAAGCAACTAATGCTGAAGAtttgaattaggcttatttgttgtgtttttctattGCTTCACAGTATTTACGTGGTTGATTTCCATAGGTTGACCACTTTGTTGCATTCAAAATGTTTAGGTGT
The DNA window shown above is from Gadus chalcogrammus isolate NIFS_2021 chromosome 10, NIFS_Gcha_1.0, whole genome shotgun sequence and carries:
- the c1qtnf2 gene encoding complement C1q tumor necrosis factor-related protein 2, whose product is MSTAYSSPTGRVTLQTCMLLCLVSVASCQSPSHTHRRGRNLTIHSSQLVCSLPGPQGPAGQPGASGSPGAMGAQGPPGRDGLDGKDGEKGDRGDAAEPGRPGNPGKPGPKGKAGVIGKAGPRGFNGLRGTPGVTGKPGRKGPPGDAGVDGAPGGCSCGDNSARSAFSVAMTKSYPQERLPIRFGRILLNEGDHYNATSGKFVCAFPGVYYFTYDITLANRHLAIGLVHNGNYKIKTFDANTGNNDVASGSTVLQLRRGDQVWLQIFYSGQNGLFFDPYWTDSTFTGFLIYADRQKQLPKATNAEDLN